The genome window GTCATACCTTGCACTTCTAAAGTAATTATTTTTGATTCGTTATTATCAATTAAGTTCATATTAAACACCTTTTACTGAATATTAATTCAATAATTTAACTTTGTAACCTAAATTATTTATTACATTAATAACTTCATCAATTTTATTTTCATCTTTAATTTCTATCACTACTAGTTTTTTATCTAAAAAAACAGAATATTTAGATATAACTCTAACAGAATTAAGCTCTTTAGAAATTTTATTAACACAAGAATTACAATTCATACCTTCAATATTCAAAGTAAAAACAGAAACATTTTCAATACTATCTTTTTTAAATAGTTCTTTCAATTTTTCAAACATAAAACCTCCTAATTTATAGCTACCATAAAAAGTATAAAGTCTCCCATTATAGGAGAGTCAAGACTTTTTTCTATTTTTTTTAACTATTTATCTTTTAAAAATTTAGTG of Pigmentibacter sp. JX0631 contains these proteins:
- a CDS encoding heavy metal-associated domain-containing protein; its protein translation is MFEKLKELFKKDSIENVSVFTLNIEGMNCNSCVNKISKELNSVRVISKYSVFLDKKLVVIEIKDENKIDEVINVINNLGYKVKLLN